One Rossellomorea aquimaris DNA window includes the following coding sequences:
- a CDS encoding S8 family serine peptidase: MKFKKIAALSLAASLALVPSFGGSAFAKDQNPLDKAPKKTVISKNLEKGSYAKGEVIVKFKDGVAESEKGNTLKKVNASAVKEKASKKKPFEVLKVGNVEATVKALSKNPNVEYVEPNYTFSATWTPNDYYYQGYQYGPQNTYTPSAWDLARGSSGQEIAVLDTGVDYNHPDLDGKTIRGYDFVDDDYYPMDLNGHGTHVAGTAAAETNNGTGVAGMAPNTKILAVRVLDANGSGSLDDIAAGIRYAADQGAEVLNLSLGCDCNTTTLKSAVDYAWNKGSVVIAAAGNDGVSTTFEPASYPNAIAVGAVDSRDRKASFSNYGTWVDVTAPGVDIASTVPNNGYSYMSGTSMASPHVAGLAGLLAGQGRNNVQIRQAIEQTADPISGTGSYFQHGRINSYDAVRY, encoded by the coding sequence ATGAAGTTTAAAAAAATTGCTGCTTTATCTCTAGCTGCATCACTTGCCCTCGTACCAAGTTTCGGAGGAAGTGCCTTTGCAAAAGATCAAAACCCTCTTGATAAAGCCCCGAAAAAGACAGTTATCAGTAAAAACCTCGAAAAAGGCAGCTATGCAAAAGGTGAGGTTATTGTAAAATTTAAAGACGGAGTGGCAGAGTCTGAAAAAGGAAACACTCTCAAAAAAGTGAATGCTTCTGCAGTAAAGGAAAAAGCGAGTAAGAAGAAGCCTTTTGAAGTGTTAAAAGTAGGAAATGTAGAAGCAACCGTAAAAGCATTAAGCAAAAACCCGAATGTAGAATACGTTGAACCAAACTATACCTTCTCAGCCACTTGGACCCCAAATGATTATTACTACCAAGGATATCAATATGGACCTCAAAACACGTATACACCTAGTGCATGGGATCTTGCACGCGGAAGCAGCGGTCAGGAAATCGCCGTTCTTGATACAGGTGTAGATTACAACCACCCTGACTTAGATGGCAAAACGATTCGTGGATATGATTTCGTTGACGATGATTATTATCCAATGGATTTAAATGGACATGGTACACATGTGGCGGGTACCGCAGCGGCTGAAACGAACAACGGAACCGGGGTTGCCGGTATGGCTCCTAATACAAAGATACTTGCCGTTCGTGTATTGGATGCCAACGGAAGTGGATCACTTGATGATATCGCGGCAGGTATTCGCTACGCTGCAGATCAAGGCGCTGAAGTACTAAACCTTTCCCTGGGTTGTGACTGTAATACTACAACGTTAAAAAGTGCCGTCGATTATGCTTGGAACAAAGGATCTGTCGTCATTGCCGCTGCTGGAAATGACGGAGTATCCACAACGTTTGAACCAGCTTCCTACCCTAACGCGATTGCCGTAGGAGCAGTTGATTCCAGAGACCGTAAAGCTTCATTCTCTAACTATGGAACATGGGTGGATGTAACCGCTCCAGGAGTTGACATAGCTTCTACCGTACCTAACAATGGCTACTCATACATGTCAGGTACATCAATGGCTTCCCCTCACGTTGCAGGTTTAGCAGGATTACTTGCAGGGCAAGGACGAAACAATGTTCAAATCCGTCAAGCAATCGAACAAACGGCTGATCCTATCAGCGGTACTGGCTCTTACTTCCAACATGGAAGAATTAACTCTTACGATGCTGTAAGATACTAA